One segment of Xiphias gladius isolate SHS-SW01 ecotype Sanya breed wild chromosome 1, ASM1685928v1, whole genome shotgun sequence DNA contains the following:
- the mtfmt gene encoding methionyl-tRNA formyltransferase, mitochondrial, whose product MWTNSKTAGATLTILNCLQRSCQPTVLRRGTDGRQRRLCRLVSSSGPPWRLLFFGSDQFAVDSLKLLASSRSSGGEIVESLEVVTLSGHVPVKSFAQQNHLPVHSWPPDIVDGQFDVGVVVSFGCLLHERLIKKFPYGILNVHPSLLPRWRGPAPIFHTILHGDTVTGVTIIQIRPHRFDVGPILNQELHQVPENCTADELGAALATKGAHLLRDTLMTLSERIANKREQRETGATFAPKISTALSWMVWEEQTCDQIDRLYRAIGSRIPLRTMWMGRTIKLLDFVGKCHISLSDQKRKPVPGSLTYQKESNTLAVCCKDGWVGFKAVLLKKKMTAADFYNGYLHQTLQKNPPYQTAEGLFVSRKGGPAAQLMRENSVL is encoded by the exons ATGTGGACGAACAGCAAAACAGCCGGAGCCACTCTGACAATCCTCAACTGCTTGCAGCGCAGCTGTCAACCGACGGTGTTGCGGAGGGGGACCGACGGGCGGCAGCGGCGGCTCTGTAGACTTGTGTCATCGTCGGGACCCCCGTGGAGGCTCCTGTTCTTTGGCTCTGATCAGTTTGCAGTGGACTCTCTAAAGCTCCTCGCATCCAGCAG GAGCTCCGGTGGAGAGATAGTGGAGTCCCTTGAAGTTGTTACCTTGTCTGGTCATGTCCCAGTGAAGAGTTTTGCTCAACAGAACCACCTTCCAGTCCATAGCTGGCCGCCTGACATTGTGGATGGACAGTTTGATGTCGGGGTGGTGGTGTCTTTTGGCTGTTTACTCCATGAGAGACTGATCAAAAAGTTTCCATA CGGGATTTTGAATGTTCACCCCAGCCTGCTGCCCAGGTGGCGAGGCCCAGCGCCCATCTTCCACACCATTTTGCACGGTGACACTGTGACAGGAGTCACCATCATCCAGATCCGCCCTCACAG GTTTGATGTGGGCCCCATTCTCAACCAGGAGCTCCATCAGGTCCCTGAGAACTGTACTGCTGATGAGCTTGGAGCTGCCCTAGCCACTAAGGGAGCACATCTG CTGCGTGATACGCTGATGACACTGTCTGAGAGAATAGCAAAtaagagggagcagagagagacaggtgcaACATTTG CCCCAAAAATCAGTACTGCCCTGAGCTGGATGGTGTGGGAGGAACAGACTTGTGACCAAATCGATCGTCTGTATCGTGCCATCGGATCCCGG ATACCGTTGAGGACCATGTGGATGGGCAGGACAATAAAACTTCTGGATTTTGTaggaaaatgtcacatttcattaTCAG ATCAAAAGAGGAAACCTGTCCCTGGCTCATTGACCTATCAGAAGGAGTCCAATACTCTGGCTGTCTGCTGTAAG GATGGATGGGTGGGATTCAAGGCAGtgcttctgaaaaaaaaaatgacagcagcCGACTTCTATAATGGCTACCTGCATCAGACGCTGCAGAAGAACCCCCCCTATCAGACAGCTGAAGGACTGTTTGTCAGTAGAAAAGGAGGACCTGCAGCACAACTGATGAGAGAAAACTCAGTGTTGTGA